In the Aulosira sp. FACHB-615 genome, one interval contains:
- a CDS encoding Uma2 family endonuclease, whose amino-acid sequence MQILEPQYFTIQEYLNLEDKADFKSEYIDGRIIPMAGGTVNHNRISGNFYAILNFAFRQQDYEVFNSDMRLWIAKQRIYTYPDISIVVGKIEFLENRTDTITNPKLIVEVLSKSTESYDKEGKFKAYRTIPSFEEYLLVEQDRIFVEHFYKTANKRWSLQEYDAEDELINLVTVPLEIKLQDLYNKVEFEVKSDV is encoded by the coding sequence GTGCAAATACTAGAACCACAATATTTTACCATCCAAGAATATTTAAACTTAGAAGACAAAGCTGATTTTAAAAGTGAGTATATTGACGGAAGAATTATTCCAATGGCTGGTGGAACTGTAAATCATAATCGAATTTCTGGTAATTTTTATGCTATTTTGAATTTTGCTTTTAGGCAACAAGATTATGAAGTATTTAACAGTGATATGCGTTTGTGGATAGCTAAACAACGTATTTATACATATCCCGATATTTCTATTGTTGTAGGTAAAATAGAATTTCTGGAAAATAGGACAGATACAATTACGAATCCAAAATTAATTGTTGAGGTATTATCAAAATCTACTGAAAGTTATGATAAAGAAGGGAAATTTAAAGCATATCGTACCATACCATCTTTTGAAGAATATTTACTAGTTGAGCAGGATAGAATTTTTGTAGAACATTTTTATAAAACTGCTAATAAACGATGGTCTTTACAAGAATATGATGCCGAAGATGAGTTGATTAATTTAGTTACTGTTCCCTTGGAAATTAAATTACAAGATTTATACAACAAGGTAGAGTTTGAAGTTAAATCTGATGTTTAA